From Solibacillus sp. FSL W7-1464:
GGCGATCTGTGACCGTTTATTAAACTTTTCTGCCAATAGTGCGGTATAATAGAGTTACGAAAGAAATAGAAGGATGTGCAACAGATGCTACATAAATGGGAAGGCATCGTTTTAAAAGCGCGTGCTTATGGTGAATCCAATAAAATCGTGACCCTTATGACACGTGAAGCCGGTAAAGTCGCGTGTATGGCACGTGGAGCGAAAAAACCGACGAGCCGTTTAGCAGGTGTAACGCAAACATTTATGCATGGCTCGTTTTTAGTCCAGCGAACATCAGGCATGGGGACATTGCAGCAAGGGGAACATTTCAATTCGATGCGTCATATACAAACAGATATTGTCGCAACCGCTTATGCAAGCTATATCGTGGAAATTGTGGACCGCCTTGTTGAAGAAGGCCGCCCCGAACCATATGCTTTTGATATATTGATTCAGGCATTGAATGCAATTGAAGAAGGATATGATCCAGAAGCAATTACATTGTTTGTCGATTGGAAAATGCTCCCGTTTGCAGGGATCCAGCCGATTTTGCATGCATGTGCAGGGTGTGGTGCTGTTGATGGGGAATTTGCCTTTTCATTTACACAAGGCGGATTTATATGTCATCGATGCTTCCATCTGGATCCGTATATCATTCGGTTGTCACCGACACAGCTCAAGCTGATCCGCATGTTCTATACGGTGCCGATTGAGCAGGTCGGCAAACTTGAATTAAAGCCGCAAACGAAGCAGTTCATCAAAAAAATCGTGACGACAATTTATGAAGAGCAAACAGGAATCCGTCTGAAATCACGCAAATTCATCGAACAGCTGGAGCGTACCCCGTTACTGCATCGTGAAAAGAAGGAAGACGAATAGAAAAATTGATTTAATCCCATTATTTCAAGAGGAAAAAGGGAATATCGGGCCCGGGGAAGTCTGACCCGACCCGTAATCAATCAACATTTGTTCAATTACCGTGAAAATTATTGCCTAGGAAATATTGCGAGTCGAAAGTGCGTAGAATTGCGCAGACCCGCTTTGTTTTATTGAGGAGGGAAATTCAATGCGCCAATTTGAAAGTGAGCAACTAACCGTTTTTCAAAGTGTGCTGTATCAAACGACATCAGCCGTAATCAAAACAAAAGAGGCAATAATCGTAACGGATCCTAACTGGCTGCCCAACGAAATTGCCGAAATAAAAGCCTATATCGAATCGATCATTGGAGACCGGAAACTGTATATTATTTATACACATAGTGACTATGATCATATCATTGCAGCGGGTGCATTTCCTCAGGCGACGACAATTGCCAGTGTAGCCTTCGTTAACCGGACGAATAAAGAACAGGTTTTAGAACAAATCCGTCAGTTTGATGCCCAGTACTATATTGAAAGAGATTATCCGATCGTTTATCCTCATATCGATATTGTGATAAAAGAAGATGGCCAAACACTCGAATTTCCGGATATAACGTGTACTTTCTATTTGTCGCCGGGACATACGGCAGATGGATTATTCACAGTTGTAGAACCATACGGAATTTTATTGGCGGGGGATTATTTGTCGGATGTCGAGTTTCCTTTTATCGAGGATTATGAAGCATATGCAGCAACCGTCCAGCATGCGCAAACAATCATCGCGCATAAAAAAGTTGAAGTCATCGTACCCGGACATGGGACTACGACAAATAACCGGGCTGAAATTCAGAACCGAATCGATACCTCGTTATTATATTTAAATAATTTAGCGAACGGTAGTGTTGACGAAACGGAACTGCAAAAACTTTATCCGTTTTATACTGGCTTAACAGAAATGCACGAATTGAATAAAAAAGCCGTACACAAATAAAAATAGCCAATGAATTTAAGGGGTCACTACCTGATAACTTAAATTCTTGGCTATTTTTTATGTGCAATTAGTTGTTTGCCAGTTCATTCATTCGTTCCAGCACGCGGCGCTTGCGGTAAAGCATCATGCCTGCCTCGGCAATATCTTCAATCATCGATTTATTAATAAAGGCGCCGAAAATCATGCCTGCTACAGGAATCATTTGAAAGAGCTTTTTCATGCCGAAATTATCCCGGTACGTAAAGAAGACTTCCTGCCAGCCCTGCAATTGGGAAACCATATTTTCTGCAGCATGAGGCTTTTCGTAATGTTGGGCCAGCTCATTTAATATCGCCTCTTTGCCGACAACATCGGAAGACGCAAATTGCAGACATTTCACGATGAAAATACGCTCTGCTTTTTCATTTGGATCATAGCCATGGATCATCGCAATTTCCTGCAGTGTTTTTAGCGCAATTCCTAGAATGACAGGAATATCGAGTGCCAAAGTAAACACACCGCCAAAGCCGGTAGATGCACCTTGTACGGTTGCAACCTTAGCCCGGTTTTTCTGCAGCTTCTCACTCAGTTCCACCATATCTTCAATTGGCATTTGCCCAATGTCCTCCAATGTGGAAACCGAATGCAGTGTATGTTTTTGAATATGACGCATCATCGATTTTTCGCTTACTAAATATTTTCCGCCGGTTTGGACATAGCTCACCAGTTCATCGATCAATACGGAAATTTTCTCTTGAATGAACTTCGGTGTTAATTTATCGAGTATTTTAAATGGGATGCGGCCAATCTTCTCCCAAAACCATAAACCGCTTTGATCTTTTTCCCATTGTTGGATTGTTAATAAGTGATGTTCCAGCTGTTGTTGTGTTTCCATAAATCGCCCTCCTGATGGACATGTTCCTTATCTTACGTTCCAGACATAAAAAGGTTTCAGCGAATTACTCGAATTGTGTCAGCAATGGGATGATATCTTCCTTTAACCGCTCATAAAATACGGCTTCAAGCTTTAGTAGTTCATGAT
This genomic window contains:
- the recO gene encoding DNA repair protein RecO, producing the protein MLHKWEGIVLKARAYGESNKIVTLMTREAGKVACMARGAKKPTSRLAGVTQTFMHGSFLVQRTSGMGTLQQGEHFNSMRHIQTDIVATAYASYIVEIVDRLVEEGRPEPYAFDILIQALNAIEEGYDPEAITLFVDWKMLPFAGIQPILHACAGCGAVDGEFAFSFTQGGFICHRCFHLDPYIIRLSPTQLKLIRMFYTVPIEQVGKLELKPQTKQFIKKIVTTIYEEQTGIRLKSRKFIEQLERTPLLHREKKEDE
- a CDS encoding MBL fold metallo-hydrolase, whose amino-acid sequence is MRQFESEQLTVFQSVLYQTTSAVIKTKEAIIVTDPNWLPNEIAEIKAYIESIIGDRKLYIIYTHSDYDHIIAAGAFPQATTIASVAFVNRTNKEQVLEQIRQFDAQYYIERDYPIVYPHIDIVIKEDGQTLEFPDITCTFYLSPGHTADGLFTVVEPYGILLAGDYLSDVEFPFIEDYEAYAATVQHAQTIIAHKKVEVIVPGHGTTTNNRAEIQNRIDTSLLYLNNLANGSVDETELQKLYPFYTGLTEMHELNKKAVHK
- a CDS encoding EcsC family protein; protein product: METQQQLEHHLLTIQQWEKDQSGLWFWEKIGRIPFKILDKLTPKFIQEKISVLIDELVSYVQTGGKYLVSEKSMMRHIQKHTLHSVSTLEDIGQMPIEDMVELSEKLQKNRAKVATVQGASTGFGGVFTLALDIPVILGIALKTLQEIAMIHGYDPNEKAERIFIVKCLQFASSDVVGKEAILNELAQHYEKPHAAENMVSQLQGWQEVFFTYRDNFGMKKLFQMIPVAGMIFGAFINKSMIEDIAEAGMMLYRKRRVLERMNELANN